Proteins co-encoded in one Candidatus Dormiibacterota bacterium genomic window:
- a CDS encoding G1 family glutamic endopeptidase, translating into MGEVATRRRRARRLAAALATAAAMVGAGSPAPPQIHEAPAASASMSSPNWAGYAVHRTGMQFTGVRGAWVQPAVSCPNGGTYSSFWIGLDGYVSNYVEQIGTGADCSQTNQPAYYAWYELYPAARVRIALVIRPGDHIEAVVDSIAAGTTLTLRDVTSGRSFSTVRRGPSGPLTSAEWIAEAPSACSGSSCNVLPLANFGYVSFSMCSADAGGGSGTITAPTWAADLITMVRSNGSVLAQPSPVSADGASFSVSVR; encoded by the coding sequence GTGGGCGAGGTCGCGACCCGGCGTCGGCGCGCGCGGAGGCTGGCGGCGGCGCTGGCGACGGCGGCCGCGATGGTCGGCGCGGGGTCACCGGCGCCGCCGCAGATCCACGAGGCGCCGGCGGCGAGCGCGTCGATGTCGAGCCCGAACTGGGCCGGCTACGCCGTCCACCGCACCGGGATGCAGTTCACCGGCGTGCGCGGCGCCTGGGTCCAGCCGGCGGTGAGCTGTCCCAACGGAGGCACCTACTCGAGCTTCTGGATCGGGCTCGACGGCTATGTCTCCAACTATGTCGAGCAGATCGGCACCGGCGCCGACTGCAGCCAGACCAACCAGCCGGCGTACTACGCCTGGTACGAGCTCTATCCGGCCGCCCGGGTGCGCATCGCGCTGGTGATCCGGCCCGGCGACCACATCGAGGCGGTGGTCGACTCCATCGCCGCCGGCACCACGCTCACCCTGCGCGACGTCACCAGCGGACGCAGCTTCTCGACGGTGCGGCGTGGGCCCTCGGGCCCGCTGACGTCGGCGGAGTGGATCGCGGAGGCGCCGTCGGCGTGCTCGGGAAGCAGCTGCAACGTGCTCCCGCTCGCGAACTTCGGCTACGTGTCCTTCTCGATGTGCAGCGCCGACGCCGGCGGCGGCTCGGGGACGATCACGGCACCCACCTGGGCGGCCGACCTGATCACGATGGTCCGCTCCAACGGGTCGGTGCTGGCCCAGCCGTCGCCGGTCAGCGCCGACGGCGCCTCCTTCAGCGTCAGCGTGCGCTGA
- a CDS encoding AMP-binding protein — protein sequence MPLSTSYWPADTSVPVLETTVGDILRAVAAERPDQDALVEGIPDPGARRHWTYERLLDDAERVARALLGRFAVGERIAVWGPNTSEWVLLEYGAALAGMVLVTVNPAYRPAELRYVLEQSGSAGIFLLPEFRTNPMERSLAEVRSELPGLRESILFTEWEEFCATGSPTEPLPVVAPGDPAQIQYTSGTTGFPKAALLHHRGITNNALLMTRRMGWEPGDVAVNPFPLFHTAGCVLGVLGAAQSRATLIPVVAFDPALYLELLETHRATVTCGAPTMLIAAMEHPDRARRDLSALRIVTSGGATVPVELVRNVEATLGVRFTIIFGQTESSPCITATHLDDTDVDKAETLGQPLPQTEVRIADPATGETLPCGGVGELCCRGYLVMTGYYNMPEATAEAIDAEGWLHTGDLASMDERGYCRIEGRLKDMIIRGGENIYPREIEELLFSHPAVGDVAVVGTPDPRWGEEVVAFVRPAPGMSPTGEELAAFVRARLAAYKTPKRWILCDTFPTTPSGKVQKNVLRGRLTGEALTGR from the coding sequence ATGCCTCTGTCCACGTCGTACTGGCCCGCGGACACCAGCGTCCCCGTGCTCGAGACCACCGTCGGCGACATCCTGCGCGCGGTCGCCGCCGAGCGGCCCGACCAGGACGCGCTGGTCGAGGGCATCCCCGACCCGGGCGCGCGGCGGCACTGGACCTACGAGCGGCTGCTCGACGACGCCGAGCGGGTGGCGCGGGCGCTGCTCGGCCGCTTCGCGGTCGGGGAGCGGATCGCGGTGTGGGGTCCGAACACCAGCGAGTGGGTGCTGCTGGAGTACGGGGCCGCGCTGGCGGGGATGGTGCTGGTCACCGTCAACCCCGCCTACCGTCCCGCCGAGCTCCGCTACGTGCTCGAGCAGTCGGGGTCGGCGGGCATCTTCCTCCTCCCGGAGTTCCGCACCAACCCGATGGAGCGGTCGCTCGCCGAGGTGCGCTCCGAGCTGCCCGGGCTCCGCGAGTCCATCCTCTTCACCGAATGGGAGGAGTTCTGCGCCACCGGCTCGCCCACCGAGCCGCTGCCGGTGGTCGCCCCCGGCGACCCCGCCCAGATCCAGTACACCTCGGGCACCACCGGCTTCCCCAAGGCGGCGCTGCTCCACCACCGCGGGATCACCAACAACGCCCTGCTGATGACCCGGCGGATGGGATGGGAGCCCGGCGACGTGGCGGTCAACCCCTTCCCCCTGTTCCACACCGCGGGCTGCGTGCTCGGCGTGCTCGGGGCGGCGCAGAGCCGGGCCACGCTGATCCCGGTGGTGGCCTTCGACCCCGCCCTCTACCTCGAGCTGCTGGAGACCCACCGCGCCACCGTCACCTGCGGCGCCCCCACCATGCTGATCGCCGCCATGGAGCACCCCGACCGGGCCCGGCGCGACCTCTCGGCGCTGCGCATCGTCACCTCCGGCGGCGCCACCGTTCCCGTCGAGCTCGTCCGCAACGTCGAGGCCACCCTGGGGGTGCGCTTCACCATCATCTTCGGGCAGACCGAGTCATCGCCCTGCATCACCGCCACCCACCTCGACGACACCGACGTCGACAAGGCGGAGACCCTGGGGCAGCCGCTGCCCCAGACCGAGGTGAGGATCGCCGACCCCGCCACCGGCGAGACCCTGCCCTGCGGCGGCGTCGGCGAGCTCTGCTGTCGCGGCTACCTGGTGATGACCGGCTACTACAACATGCCCGAGGCCACCGCCGAGGCGATCGACGCCGAGGGCTGGCTGCACACCGGCGACCTCGCCTCCATGGACGAGCGCGGCTACTGCCGGATCGAGGGCCGGCTCAAGGACATGATCATCCGAGGTGGCGAGAACATCTATCCGCGGGAGATCGAGGAGCTGCTCTTCAGCCATCCCGCGGTCGGCGACGTCGCCGTGGTCGGCACGCCCGACCCGAGGTGGGGTGAGGAGGTGGTCGCCTTCGTGCGCCCCGCCCCGGGGATGTCGCCCACCGGCGAGGAGCTCGCCGCCTTCGTGCGCGCCCGCCTCGCCGCCTACAAGACGCCGAAGCGCTGGATCCTCTGCGACACCTTTCCCACCACCCCGTCGGGCAAGGTGCAGAAGAACGTGCTCCGCGGCCGGCTCACCGGGGAGGCACTGACGGGGCGGTAG
- a CDS encoding LCP family protein, translating into MATKQRRPRRSGPGRPVTAGVGPARGRHRRVLVALLLVIGFTAAGLAGAVAFFLPVLATGLGATGQSVVTSLTHRSPADHQPFTVLLLGSDDDAKFVPGHLLTQSMILVRVDPGSGHVTMLSIPRDLYAPISGGGSAKIDTAYANGGASAAVDTVQRDFNVQIDHYVWIGLRGLVNLIDRLGGVDLVTTNPVLDDFYPADLAGGNPYAFQRVAVMPGAQHMNGLTAMEYVRSRHDDLREDFGRSERQQQVLLALRTRAHSVSLTDLPDIASALNGEILTDMSLTEVADLLPIASGLQLGNVERVLLLPPFTRDATIDGQSVLEPDWDRIHARVAQSFP; encoded by the coding sequence ATGGCGACCAAGCAGCGCCGGCCACGGCGCTCGGGGCCGGGACGGCCGGTGACGGCCGGGGTGGGTCCGGCGCGGGGGCGCCACCGCCGCGTCCTGGTCGCCCTCCTGCTCGTCATCGGGTTCACCGCCGCGGGCCTCGCCGGCGCCGTCGCGTTCTTCCTGCCGGTGCTCGCCACCGGCCTGGGCGCCACCGGCCAGTCGGTGGTGACCTCGCTGACCCACCGGTCCCCGGCCGACCACCAGCCCTTCACGGTGCTGCTGCTGGGGTCGGACGACGACGCCAAGTTCGTCCCCGGGCACCTGCTGACCCAGTCGATGATCCTGGTGCGGGTCGACCCCGGCAGCGGGCACGTGACCATGCTCTCCATCCCCCGCGACCTCTACGCGCCGATCTCCGGCGGCGGCTCGGCGAAGATCGACACCGCCTACGCCAACGGGGGCGCGTCGGCCGCGGTGGACACCGTGCAGAGAGACTTCAACGTCCAGATCGACCACTACGTGTGGATCGGGCTGCGCGGCCTGGTCAACCTCATCGACCGCCTCGGCGGCGTCGACCTGGTGACCACCAACCCGGTGCTCGACGACTTCTATCCCGCCGACCTCGCCGGCGGCAACCCCTACGCGTTCCAGCGGGTGGCGGTGATGCCGGGGGCGCAGCACATGAACGGGCTCACCGCGATGGAGTACGTGCGCTCCCGGCACGACGACCTCCGCGAGGACTTCGGCCGCTCCGAGCGCCAGCAGCAGGTGCTGCTCGCGCTGCGCACCCGGGCCCACTCGGTGAGCCTCACCGACCTGCCCGACATCGCGTCGGCGCTCAACGGCGAGATCCTCACCGACATGAGCCTCACCGAGGTCGCCGACCTGCTGCCGATCGCCTCCGGCCTGCAGCTCGGCAACGTCGAGCGGGTGCTGCTGCTGCCCCCGTTCACCCGCGACGCCACCATCGACGGCCAGTCGGTGCTCGAGCCCGACTGGGACCGCATCCACGCCCGGGTGGCGCAGAGCTTCCCCTGA
- a CDS encoding nitroreductase/quinone reductase family protein: protein MERYLLRAPLARRLLGQAPAVLAIAGVSVLGTHLLAVRSRTGGRTRIVVVNVLRHRGHRYLVSSRGTTQWVRNLRTAGRAELRLGKRTEPVLAVEVPVAERPALLRAYMRQWRLDGSSTLEGVGPAAPDAELIRIAPAYPVFRIEADGPITTSSQ from the coding sequence ATGGAGCGCTATCTCCTCCGCGCCCCGCTGGCGCGCCGGCTGCTCGGCCAGGCGCCGGCGGTGCTGGCGATCGCCGGTGTCAGCGTGCTCGGCACCCACCTGCTGGCGGTGCGGAGCCGGACCGGCGGCCGCACCCGCATCGTGGTCGTCAACGTGCTCCGCCACCGCGGCCACCGCTACCTGGTCTCGTCGCGGGGCACCACCCAGTGGGTGCGCAACCTGCGCACCGCGGGCCGGGCCGAGCTGCGCCTGGGCAAGCGCACCGAGCCGGTGCTCGCCGTCGAGGTCCCGGTCGCCGAGCGGCCGGCGCTGCTCCGCGCCTACATGCGGCAGTGGCGCCTCGACGGCAGCAGCACCCTCGAGGGCGTCGGCCCCGCTGCGCCCGACGCCGAGCTGATCCGGATCGCGCCCGCGTACCCGGTCTTCCGCATCGAGGCCGACGGCCCGATCACGACGTCATCGCAGTGA
- a CDS encoding helix-turn-helix transcriptional regulator, with amino-acid sequence MEPAPALRYRPGMPASPSPPPLSCGEWAVLGLVTERPRHGFALARLMAPEGEVGQVWALPKPLVYRALTTLQDRGMVATAGEEPGERGPHRTLLSATAEGEDALRAWLATPVDHLREVRSQLMLKLALLARTGGDAAPLLTAQRERLAPLLAALEARLATAEAFDHTLLVWRLESARAVVRFLEVVAAHPLSRASG; translated from the coding sequence ATGGAACCCGCCCCCGCGCTGCGCTACCGTCCGGGGATGCCCGCCTCCCCGTCCCCGCCCCCGCTCTCCTGCGGCGAGTGGGCGGTGCTCGGCCTGGTCACCGAGCGGCCCCGCCACGGCTTCGCCCTCGCCCGGCTGATGGCCCCGGAGGGCGAGGTCGGCCAGGTCTGGGCGCTGCCCAAGCCGCTGGTCTACCGCGCCCTCACCACCCTGCAGGACCGGGGCATGGTCGCCACCGCCGGCGAGGAGCCGGGCGAGCGGGGTCCTCACCGCACCCTGCTCAGCGCCACCGCGGAGGGCGAGGATGCGCTGCGCGCGTGGCTGGCCACCCCGGTCGACCACCTCCGCGAGGTGCGCTCCCAGCTGATGCTGAAGCTCGCCCTGCTCGCCCGCACCGGTGGCGACGCCGCCCCCCTGCTCACCGCCCAGCGTGAGCGGCTCGCCCCGCTGCTCGCCGCCCTCGAGGCCCGGCTGGCCACCGCCGAGGCGTTCGACCACACCCTGCTGGTCTGGCGCCTGGAGTCGGCGCGGGCGGTGGTGCGCTTCCTCGAGGTGGTCGCGGCCCATCCGCTGAGCCGCGCGAGCGGCTGA
- a CDS encoding CopD family protein gives MRRLILGLVALLVALGAVAALPLHASAHALRQSSVPDSGADLPQPPADVIITFGEEPDPRLSSIEVLSTGGQPYQQGAAQAVPGNPLQLRVALKPLPTGVYTVSWRTFSHVDGHVAGGAFAFGVRKDPSSVSIPASVAGPPGPSAADIAGRAVLFLGLVGLVGGAGVATMVLPRPARAVVRTLPVAWGLAVVGTATVIASQARNAGAGLGDVFSTSIGRTVVERSIPLAIAGAALVLAFRGGDTRRRTAVGVAGTAGALAMLADVLNSHAAAGSAVAVNAAMQWVHIAAGALWVGGLFALLLGIRGLAGEARGRAVRRFSTLAGVALLAVAATGTVRAVIEIGAWDRLWGTTFGILVLVKVGLLLLLAGLGAVNRFRNVPVAARGVGGLRRVAGVEVMVAVAALLVAAGLVNEAPPTSEVARAAAQAPPSLVLDAHDYGTSVRMRLTVTPGSTGPNRFSAVLTDYDTGRPLDATGVQLGFAAPSCQSLGPTTLPLTRTAPGTWTATGSNLALGTAWQVTALVNRGSASVEIPVTVTPRVPPQTFTVQPGGNGLPTLYNIVLPVGKLQIYVDPETAGKVEFHATYFDAGGNGLDATVSSIKQAGTGGDLPLRQLGPGHYVADATVKRGTNSFDIAAVSGCQQLSSHIDIVVKG, from the coding sequence GTGCGGCGCCTGATCCTGGGGCTGGTCGCCCTGCTGGTGGCACTCGGAGCGGTGGCGGCGCTGCCGCTCCACGCCTCCGCGCACGCCCTGCGGCAGAGCTCCGTGCCCGACAGCGGGGCCGACCTCCCCCAGCCGCCGGCCGACGTGATCATCACCTTCGGCGAGGAGCCGGACCCCCGGCTCTCCTCGATCGAGGTGCTGTCCACCGGCGGCCAGCCGTACCAGCAGGGGGCCGCCCAGGCGGTGCCGGGGAATCCGCTGCAGCTCCGGGTCGCGCTGAAGCCCCTCCCCACCGGGGTCTACACGGTCAGCTGGCGGACCTTCTCGCACGTCGACGGCCACGTCGCCGGCGGCGCCTTCGCCTTCGGGGTGCGGAAGGACCCCAGCTCGGTGTCGATCCCAGCGTCGGTGGCGGGGCCGCCCGGCCCCAGCGCCGCCGACATCGCCGGGCGCGCCGTGCTCTTCCTCGGACTGGTGGGGCTGGTCGGCGGCGCCGGGGTGGCGACGATGGTGCTGCCCCGGCCCGCCCGCGCGGTGGTGCGCACCCTGCCGGTGGCATGGGGGCTCGCGGTGGTGGGGACGGCGACGGTGATCGCCTCCCAGGCGAGGAACGCCGGGGCGGGGCTGGGCGACGTGTTCTCCACCTCGATCGGCCGCACCGTGGTGGAGCGCTCGATCCCGCTGGCGATCGCGGGCGCCGCGCTGGTGCTCGCCTTCCGCGGCGGCGACACCCGGCGCCGCACCGCGGTGGGGGTGGCCGGGACGGCCGGCGCCCTGGCGATGCTCGCCGACGTGCTCAACAGCCACGCGGCGGCGGGGTCGGCGGTGGCGGTGAACGCCGCGATGCAGTGGGTGCACATCGCCGCCGGCGCCCTCTGGGTGGGGGGGCTGTTCGCCCTGCTCCTGGGCATCCGGGGCCTGGCCGGCGAGGCGAGGGGACGGGCCGTCCGCCGGTTCAGCACCCTGGCGGGGGTGGCCCTGCTCGCCGTCGCCGCCACCGGGACGGTGCGGGCGGTGATCGAGATCGGCGCCTGGGACCGGCTGTGGGGCACCACCTTCGGCATCCTGGTGCTGGTCAAGGTCGGGCTGCTGCTGCTGCTCGCCGGGCTCGGCGCCGTCAACCGCTTCCGCAATGTGCCGGTGGCGGCGCGGGGGGTGGGCGGGCTGCGGCGGGTCGCCGGCGTCGAGGTGATGGTGGCGGTCGCCGCCCTGCTCGTCGCCGCCGGGCTGGTGAACGAGGCACCACCGACCTCGGAGGTCGCCCGGGCCGCCGCCCAGGCACCGCCGTCGCTGGTGCTCGACGCCCACGACTACGGCACCAGCGTGCGGATGCGGCTGACCGTCACCCCGGGGTCGACCGGGCCCAACCGCTTCTCCGCCGTGCTCACCGACTACGACACCGGCCGGCCGCTCGACGCCACCGGGGTGCAGCTGGGGTTCGCCGCCCCGTCCTGCCAGAGCCTGGGCCCCACCACCCTGCCGCTGACCCGCACCGCCCCGGGCACCTGGACGGCGACCGGCAGCAACCTCGCGCTCGGGACCGCCTGGCAGGTCACCGCGCTGGTGAACCGGGGCAGCGCGTCGGTGGAGATCCCGGTGACGGTGACCCCGCGGGTGCCGCCGCAGACCTTCACCGTGCAGCCCGGAGGCAACGGGCTGCCCACCCTCTACAACATCGTGCTCCCGGTGGGGAAACTGCAGATCTACGTCGACCCCGAGACCGCCGGGAAGGTCGAGTTCCACGCCACCTACTTCGACGCCGGCGGCAACGGCCTGGACGCGACCGTGAGCTCGATCAAGCAGGCGGGCACCGGCGGCGACCTCCCCCTCCGCCAGCTCGGTCCAGGACACTATGTCGCAGACGCCACCGTGAAGCGGGGGACCAACAGCTTCGACATCGCCGCCGTCAGCGGCTGCCAGCAGCTGAGCTCCCACATCGACATCGTCGTGAAAGGATGA
- the rpoD gene encoding RNA polymerase sigma factor RpoD: MTTASKGGGAALASPTDHLVVAAEALIVRGKEQGYLTPDDVLTGFPEIEAEPDYLERIFQVFRDMGIEVSDGDRDFEAVDDSDDDSLEASAALGAIALDDPVRMYLREIGRVPLLRKEQEVEYAMAIEQGDEEARRHLTEANLRLVVSIAKKYIGRGMSFLDLIQEGNMGLIRAVEKFDYRRGYKFSTYATWWIRQAVSRALADQARTIRVPVHMVESINKQIRVSRRLLQELGREPTEDEIADEMGITPERVREIITIARDPVSLETPVGDEDDSHLGDFIEDKLAPAPPEEASMAMLRLEVEHVLDTLTPRERRVLQLRFGLIGGHQRTLEEVGKRFGVTRERIRQIESKALRKLRHPARSARLSDFID; the protein is encoded by the coding sequence ATGACCACGGCCTCGAAGGGGGGCGGCGCTGCGCTGGCCTCGCCCACGGACCACCTCGTCGTCGCCGCCGAGGCGCTCATCGTCCGTGGCAAGGAGCAGGGGTACCTCACCCCGGATGACGTCCTCACCGGCTTCCCCGAGATCGAGGCCGAGCCCGATTACCTCGAGCGGATCTTCCAGGTCTTCCGCGACATGGGCATCGAGGTGTCCGACGGCGACCGCGACTTCGAGGCGGTCGACGACAGCGACGACGACAGCCTCGAGGCCAGCGCGGCCCTCGGCGCGATCGCCCTCGACGACCCGGTGCGCATGTACCTGCGGGAGATCGGTCGCGTCCCCCTGCTCCGCAAGGAGCAGGAGGTCGAGTACGCGATGGCCATCGAGCAGGGCGACGAGGAGGCGCGGCGCCACCTCACCGAGGCCAACCTCCGCCTGGTGGTGAGCATCGCCAAGAAGTACATCGGCCGGGGCATGTCCTTCCTGGATCTCATCCAGGAGGGGAACATGGGCCTGATCCGCGCCGTCGAGAAGTTCGACTACCGGCGCGGCTACAAGTTCTCCACCTATGCCACCTGGTGGATCCGCCAGGCGGTCTCGCGGGCGCTCGCCGACCAGGCGCGCACCATCCGCGTCCCCGTCCACATGGTGGAGAGCATCAACAAGCAGATCCGGGTCTCCCGGCGGCTGCTCCAGGAGCTGGGCCGCGAGCCCACCGAGGACGAGATCGCCGACGAGATGGGGATCACGCCCGAGCGCGTGCGCGAGATCATCACCATCGCGCGCGACCCGGTCTCGCTGGAGACCCCGGTGGGCGATGAGGACGACTCCCACCTCGGTGACTTCATCGAGGACAAGCTCGCCCCGGCGCCGCCCGAGGAGGCGTCGATGGCGATGCTCCGGCTCGAGGTCGAGCACGTCCTCGACACCCTCACCCCGCGCGAGCGCCGCGTCCTCCAGCTCCGTTTCGGGCTGATCGGCGGCCATCAGCGCACCCTCGAGGAGGTGGGCAAGCGCTTCGGGGTCACCCGCGAGCGCATCCGCCAGATCGAGTCGAAGGCACTGCGCAAGCTCCGGCACCCGGCGCGGAGCGCCCGCCTCTCCGACTTCATCGACTAG
- a CDS encoding Rieske 2Fe-2S domain-containing protein: MAAQSFIDRLIRQQGWMDGVAEAVQGAVGKAYEALGPRGRVVKNVLHGTAVLGHPLHPAVTDVPIGACLVGLVADATGQPRAGDTALAVGVGASALAALSGYTDFHETFGHERRVALAHGAAMTTALGLQLTSLLLRVAGGEGARRTAVGLSTAGFAVVAASAYLGGDLVYGIGTAVNRNAFLEAPEDFVDVGASGDFPEGAMRRVQAGAAPVLLVRVSGRLQGISAVCSHAGGPLDEGELDGECVTCPWHGSRFRVTDGTVVDGPATFPQPPFVVREHDGRVEVRVAVPLH, encoded by the coding sequence GTGGCTGCGCAGTCCTTCATCGACCGGCTCATCCGCCAGCAGGGGTGGATGGACGGCGTCGCCGAGGCGGTGCAGGGCGCCGTCGGCAAGGCGTACGAGGCGCTGGGTCCGCGCGGTCGCGTCGTGAAGAACGTCCTCCACGGCACCGCCGTGCTCGGCCACCCCCTCCACCCCGCGGTCACCGACGTGCCCATCGGCGCCTGCCTGGTCGGGCTGGTCGCCGACGCCACCGGCCAGCCGCGGGCGGGCGACACCGCCCTCGCCGTGGGGGTGGGGGCGTCCGCGCTGGCGGCGCTGAGCGGGTACACCGACTTCCACGAGACCTTCGGTCACGAGCGCCGGGTGGCCCTCGCCCACGGTGCCGCGATGACCACCGCCCTCGGCCTCCAGCTCACCTCGCTGCTGCTCCGGGTGGCCGGCGGCGAGGGCGCGCGCCGCACCGCGGTGGGGCTCTCGACCGCGGGCTTCGCGGTGGTCGCGGCCAGCGCCTACCTCGGCGGCGACCTCGTCTACGGGATCGGCACCGCGGTGAACCGCAACGCGTTCCTCGAGGCCCCCGAGGACTTCGTCGACGTCGGCGCCTCGGGCGACTTCCCCGAGGGCGCCATGCGCCGGGTGCAGGCGGGGGCGGCGCCGGTGCTGCTGGTGCGGGTGAGCGGCCGGCTCCAGGGGATCAGCGCGGTCTGCTCCCACGCCGGCGGCCCCCTCGACGAGGGCGAGCTGGACGGCGAGTGCGTCACCTGCCCCTGGCACGGGTCGCGCTTCCGGGTCACCGACGGCACGGTGGTCGACGGCCCCGCGACCTTCCCGCAGCCCCCCTTCGTGGTGCGTGAGCACGACGGCCGGGTGGAGGTGAGGGTGGCGGTCCCGCTGCATTGA
- a CDS encoding SDR family oxidoreductase, with amino-acid sequence MSGERRLVVVGGGGGSLGRAVVTRLLADGWPVVVAARHLPDPEIPGALVAACDLGDPASVAALAERVRAEGEWAGVVNCSGGFAGDLGHRVSEDDRAARLDLNLLGPWRLAAAGARAMEEQGGGGRIVNVLGRAAVEVASGQAVYQVAKAALLRLTEVMAAELREGGITVNAVLPSVMDTPANRAGMPDADSSRWVPVDRVAAAVAWLLSPDADLVSGAAVPVYGRA; translated from the coding sequence TTGAGCGGCGAGCGCCGCCTGGTCGTCGTCGGCGGGGGCGGCGGGTCGCTGGGCCGCGCGGTGGTGACCCGGCTGCTCGCCGACGGCTGGCCGGTGGTGGTCGCCGCCCGGCACCTCCCCGACCCGGAGATCCCCGGGGCCCTCGTCGCCGCCTGCGACCTGGGCGACCCCGCGTCGGTGGCGGCGCTGGCCGAGCGGGTGCGCGCCGAGGGCGAGTGGGCGGGGGTGGTCAACTGTTCCGGCGGCTTCGCCGGCGACCTCGGCCACCGGGTGTCCGAGGACGACCGCGCCGCCCGCCTCGACCTCAACCTGCTCGGCCCCTGGCGGCTGGCGGCGGCGGGGGCGCGGGCCATGGAGGAGCAGGGGGGCGGCGGCCGCATCGTCAACGTGCTCGGCCGCGCCGCCGTCGAGGTGGCCTCCGGGCAGGCCGTGTACCAGGTCGCGAAGGCGGCGCTGCTGCGCCTCACCGAGGTGATGGCCGCCGAGCTGCGCGAGGGCGGGATCACCGTCAACGCCGTCCTCCCCAGCGTCATGGACACCCCCGCGAATCGCGCCGGCATGCCCGACGCCGACTCCTCCCGCTGGGTGCCGGTCGACCGGGTCGCCGCCGCGGTGGCCTGGCTGCTCTCCCCGGACGCCGACCTGGTCAGCGGCGCGGCAGTGCCGGTGTACGGACGGGCCTGA